The window CACAACAAAACTATGGTTCAGTTTCCCCGGTTCAAGTCCCCCCATCCCCCCCAGTTCAGTACCTTCGTCGTCTGGGAGGTAGCGCTTGTCGATAGCCTCTTTGATCTGGTTGTTGGCTCCTTTTGGGTCCAGGTCCATGGCCCAGCTGAAGTTCATCAAAGCCAAGTGCGTCTGCCCCAGCTTCTTATATACCTGCCACGACAGGAGACGGGTGAGAGAcgggtgagagacaggtgagagacggGGCAGAGACGGGGCAGAGACGGGGCAGAGACGGGGCAGAGACGGGGCAGAGACGGGGCAGAGACGGGGCAGAGACGGGGCAGAGACGGGGCTTACCTTTCCAATGAGGAAATAAACGAGAGATTCTTTGGGAACAATCTGTTtgagctcctccagctcctgcagcGCCGCCTGAACACAACAGACATGAATATCACCTATAAATATGAGCATAACACCACAGGGCTGCCACAGGGTCACCACAACAGAAATCAGTCggagtagtagtacttgtactgtagtagtagcatGGTAGTACCTTGTACTTGTCGTTAGAGAAGAGGATGGATGCTCGGTGAAACTTGCACAGAGGGTTTTTGGGGTCGATGCTGATGGCTTTGTTCAGAGTCTCCAGAGCCACGTCCGACTTCTTCAGAGCGTGTTGGACCTGAACCAAGAACAGAACCAGGGTTAGGCCAGGCTTGAGTCTGGACTTGGATTAGGCTAATTTAGTCATATCCAAGACTAAACCCGACCTAGACCCAGACCCGGACCCAGGACTCACCACCCCGATGTGGCACAGCAGCACAGAGCTCTGGGGGTTGATGCTCAGagcttttttaaaatgaatctCTGCCAAATTAAACTTCTCCTGTTTGTAGTAGATCATCCCCAGACCGTAcctgccacacacacagacagacatggTAAGTACCACGTGCTGGAACAGTAGTAAAAGTAccataaatttcggactacaagCCAATActttttcccacgctttgaaccctgcggcctatacaagaGTGCGGCTAATTTGTAGATTTTTACTGAccaacggccaccggggggcactctctagccgtaaacacaaaagtgagacaggcgtgggtcattttgcgcatcatgcacacaccctcatcatgAGAACACACAAAGGAAGgcaaatgatgcagcttttaagttcaaggcaatggatctggcctCAAAGGAggaaatagtttattaaagcCAAGCTCTGATGGTGTGAAGTTGGAGGCGGCAgcaggaagaacttagtcaatgtaaaaagacccaaaaagctttcagaggaaataaaaagtAGAAGGTTCGTgttggttttttgttttcttaacaTGAAcgtatgttcatcccgtgtgTTGGTGCTATACTGctgattttcagacagtttgaaaaaaagcctgtcttaaattaaaacacaaaacttcacatactgtctttctgtgtaaatatctgggggtaatagtagtagtaaaagtaccatgtgctgtagtagtaatagtagtagaagtagtagcagttgtagtaacAGTACTAGTAAATAATAGTACCATGCGTTGTAGTGGCGGTTGTTGACTCGGATGGCGTTCCTGAAACAGGCCAGAGCTCGATCCAGTTCCTCGGTTAGAACAAACTCATGTCCCAGCAGCGTGTAGGCATACGCGAAGCCCGGCTCCACCTTCGCACAGACATATTGGATTTAGAGACACACATACTGCCTTAAACGAGACATATACCACCTTAGAAGAAGAAGTACCAGTTGAAGTATCAATAGTAATACAAGTATCAGTATGAGTAGTAGTACCTGGATGGCTCTCTGGAAGAACTTGATGGCGATGTCATGTTCTCGTTGTAAACTGAAGCAGTTCCCCGCCACACACCAGGTCTGAAAGAGATGAACCAAGACCAAGTCAAGACcaagccaggactgagccaggaccaaGCCCGGTCTGAGCACCACCTGGTGCTCTCCAGGCTGATATGTGTTTGAAGTGGAGTTCTACACATCATCTGGGATGTCTGTCACTGAAACCGATGGGGAATATGTCATGAGGAATACtttaatctgattggtcaaagcgtcacaacagcagaTCTGAGGACAGTTGGTTTGAGCGTGTGCACGTGTGCAGAGGTGTACGTGTTTTtgaagttgtgtgtgtgtgtgtggaggtagGTGGGTGTTGTTGTAGGTGGAGGTGTGGATGTAGTTGTACCTGAGGACAGTTTCGGTCCATGTCTGTCATCTCCTTGGATAGCGCGCTCAGAGCCACATCCTTCTGGAGGTGCCACAGCGTCGTGGAGTATATCTCCATCCCCTCCTCACGATACGACTCTATCCTCCTGACCTCCGAGAAGATACGCTCAGCCTGAGGACACAAGACCGGACTAagaactggaactaaaccaggacctgtgTGTAGTTGGTTATGAGTAGTTACCTGTGTGTAGTCTGCCAGTTCAAAGTGCGCCCTCCCGATGGTGCAGAGAACCCAACCAGTGGCGTAGTGGTGAGGGGGCAGCGAGGACAGCACAGCGATGGCTTCTTTACAGCTgtaggagcagagcaggaggaagGCTCGTCCCATGTCCCGCAGGATACTCATGATACTGTCTGAAAAGAGGCCAAAAGTATGTTTACAGAGCCTGTGCTTAGAGCACATCTGACTAAAACAGttacatcattacatttaagaatttgaaaaaaaaggttttgatttttttccagtttggtcatttcatgacatcacacaatggaAAAATGACATCACATCAGGAaactgctgtgtttcagatgacgtccTCACAGTCTATAGGCCAATATTTAAAACAGGGACAGCTAATGaggtttttgagtttttgttgttaaaattagtTTATATATGGGATATTTCAAGGCAAAAGTCCAGTGTAATCAAAAGGGAAATCTGGATGTAATACATAAAGTGTTTCTGAACAGAGTTCTCCCGAGATGATGCCATTTTagaattttacttcctgtcattttcaacatatttttcttgGCAAATTGGTTCTGGATCTCGTTCATAGgtatcaatattaaaaagtcccattgacaggacaaaaatgaacatttcctgaatatctttagaatgatcttgagctgtatcagaacaagtattagactcagactagtacacacccatggaccactatggaacttacctggactgagagattacatagatataaggccacatgggaatataaaagaaaaatactactatttaatgtggaaaattctGAtaccattgtggtatcagaatcagtatgtCGTAAGGTGCAGTACCTGCGGTGGCCCGGGCGTGGGTCTGGACCTtggagtcctggttgagtccaaGTCCTGGCTCCAGGCGCATGATGTCCAGGCTCTCGTTCAGGTTGGAGTTTGACGTTGTTTTGTTGGTTTTACATTTGGTTTTTCTGTTTGGGATTTTAGTTGGAAACTTCATCTTCAGCTTCTTACTGTTCTCCTGCAACACAaatatgtcagatgccctcccatcctgcTGTATCTCCGTGCGCCTCATATGCCTTCCCCTACCTTGGCGGTGGAGCTGGCGCTGGTGAAGAGTCGGGAGCTGCGTCGGGGTTGGACATTGGGGGGTCCAGAGGGACTCAGGACTTGAGGGGACGCGCTgtgggggtcagaggtcaaaggtcagacagTATATACAGGAGCCAGAGTTCAGGTCTGGAGCACTGTCATTACCAGATATCTTTTGAATTTAACATCCTGAATATTTGAGacagaaccatttggagcctggatttaaacattgtcaaagtagaggcctgttttgctgcatatgactgaaaggcttttattctgtattcttctcttttaatgttacttttatgattttaatgtctttcttattctgtaaagctctttgtatagcacaactcgtacacaaagtaattcaaataaacttgccgtCACACGTGTGTCTGAAAGAATCAAACTTTAATCTAAAGATATTTAGAGTTCATTCTTCAAAACACTGGGGGTTATGGGGCATGTGGGCGGGGTTACCTGGTGTGGGGGGCGGAGCTCTGCAGTGATTGGTTGAAGGGGATGGGGAGCACCTCTCTGCTGTTTCCACTCTGAGAGAAAACCTTGGACTGATTTATCCTTGAAACGGCCTGAACAGAGACAGAGTCCTTAACCTCAacaaggagcagggaggagggggaggaggagcaaggaggaagaggaggagacgcaaGGAgcaagcagaggaggaggaaggaacacgaggagcagggagagggagaagcaggcagaggaggaagaggtggaggagcagggagaaagtggagagagaaggaggagcaggcagaggaggagcagggaggaggaacAGGCAGAGGaagaagtggagagaggaggagcaaggaggagcacagaggaggagcaaggaGGAAGAGCAAGAAgacagcagaggagggaggaggaggagcaggcagaGGAGGACCAAGGAAGAGGGAGGCAAGAGGAAGCagtggaggaggatggaggaggatggaggaggctGACTCGTTGTCATTCATGTGGTGTTGCAGTATTGTGTCGTGGGCTGCTGTAGAAGACAGACCTTTTATTTTGCAGATTATTTTGTGACagttttgttgtggttttaGAAACACCGTTAAACTGTATTTGGTTCTTGAAAAATATTGACACATTATGTGCAATATATTGATTATCACATGTATTGGATAGAATCGTGAGGGACCCTCTGCTCCTTACTACTCCTCACTAGAGCTGggacagaaagaggagcagtgaggagtgAGGACGTCTGAGGAGTGCCTTCTTGTTACAGGTTTATTACAAGGAGTACCTTCTTGTTGGGAGCACTGGGCTGAGAGTCCATGCCGCTGCTGTAGCTCTGTAGATACGAGGGGTCTCCGGGGCTCGGCTCCAGGGGCAGGATcccaaaactaaaaaataaatatttaaaaactgcaGCATTTGTGATTTACCAACATGTCTAAACCGCGTGGCCCCCCTCTGCCAAAGCGCACGGCCAGAGGGGACGGAGCAGAACCTCAGAGGGGTGGGCCAGAacctgggggggggggggggggggggggggggggggggggggggggggggggggggtggggggggggggggggggcactcACCTAGGTGTGAGGGGGCTGAGAGGGGGCGGGCCTCCCAGCAGGCTACGCCCACTTTTGGGTTTGTTCTGCTTGTTGCTAAGCAGCGAGGCGGCGGTCGCCACGGAGACCGTCTCCGGGGAGATGATGGAGGAATCGATGTATGAcacagagaggtcagaggtcaacttCCCACTAGACGCCTCCAAGTTCAGCCGGTTCAACTCCtgtgacacaaacaaacattaccACTGCGTCCACCAGTCATTTAAATATGCAGCGACTGAATCGCTTCTGAAAAAAAACTCATCTTGAACCTGAACTTTTAGCCAACTACAAACccatctctaatcttccctttgtctcaaaaatccttgaaaaagttgcagTTAAGCAGCTTTGTCGCCACCCGCAGGCTAGTAATTAATTTTAAGTTTTTCAATCAGGATTCAGCGCTCACCACTGCAAAGAAACTGCACCACTTAAACCAGTCCATTGTCAGCAGCTAATAACAAGTCATTTGTGACTTTCAGTCTGGTTTCAGACCTCAGTGCAGAGTTCAACCACAATATGGTACtacagaggttagaatgtgacaggAACATGTCTAGTTAAGGTGCACTGGCTCGCTGgttctttctctcccttatGTTGTGTGTAacttctgtttaaaaaaaaaaaaaaaaagaaacaaaagacagAAAGTGGATGATTACGGTACCGTATTTGATCTAATAACGAACTCTGCAACTATATACCACtatctgaaaataaagaattacaattttaaaaaaaagaatgtgaCACAGGTGTCAGCGGGGCAGCCCTCAGCTGGTTTAAATCCTACTTAACCTTaactaaaggtttttattctgcacttctgttttaatgttgattttatgatgattatttatgtttagatttgtgtgattttaatgtccttcttattctgtaaagcactttgaattaccttgtgtacaaattgtgctatacaaataaacttaccttgcctaCTTATCTGATAGATACCAGTTTGTTAATGTAAATCAGAGCTCCTCGTCATGCTGTAAGTAGCCTATGGTGTACCACTGTTCACAATTCATATGTTGCTGTTAGGTAATACaatatcatcaaaaacatgatattaaaTTCCAcagctatgctgatgacacacaGCTGTACTCAATGAAACCAGATCAGACAGATTAGACAGACTTAGTGCCTGTGTAAAAGACATAAAACCCTGACTGACACTAACTATCTGCTTCTTAACCCCGAAAAAACAGATAATTGTTTTAGGCCCCAAAGGCCTGCGATACCATCTGACCAGAGATTCACACTGGGCAGTGTCAGTGTTGCCTCCAGCTCTACTGTAAGGAAGACGAGTTTAAAACGTTCCTCTTTGAATTAGCTTATGGCCAGGCCAGTTAGGAGCAAAAATACAACCTGCAGTTTTACTTAAGCTGCCTTAGGAGCActacctgagcactatcctctgttcCTGCTTATTTTCCCTGTCAACATTCATTATTCAGTTCACCTGCAGTTTGTTCATTGCTATTCAACATGTTGTTCCCCGTCCCACTCCCCTCTGGggagtgcaactgtttcagatgcctggcTGCTGACCGCCTCGTGTAGGCTGGACCCTAGACGTGCCTcctgtgccctgatcctgttccATGGACCCGGATCCTCTCTTCCATCACCTTGCTGGATGATCCAATATCTGGTTAGGATGCCCCCCACCCTACCGTGGATtagcctccctctgtcccctctccctctgtagtTGAGCGGCTCTGGCCCTGCAgtcttgaactctatctgcaaatggatgcacattaaTCCTGGACACGTCTGCAGCTGTACGTCCATGGGCGTGG of the Periophthalmus magnuspinnatus isolate fPerMag1 chromosome 8, fPerMag1.2.pri, whole genome shotgun sequence genome contains:
- the cdc27 gene encoding cell division cycle protein 27 homolog, which codes for MTVLQEPVQAAVWQALNHYSYLDAVFLAERLYAEVRSEEALYLLATCYYRSGKAYKAYRLLKAHSCCSPQLRFLLAKCCVELSKLAEGEQVLVGGVLNKQKSQDDIVAEFGDSASFTLSLLGHIYCQTDRAAKGAECFQKSLSLNPFNWSPFQSLCHLGEKLDPDQVFRLPQMAPPSQPVSPAQNQNPSHRLDTALMETPQDTLELNRLNLEASSGKLTSDLSVSYIDSSIISPETVSVATAASLLSNKQNKPKSGRSLLGGPPPLSPLTPSFGILPLEPSPGDPSYLQSYSSGMDSQPSAPNKKAVSRINQSKVFSQSGNSREVLPIPFNQSLQSSAPHTSASPQVLSPSGPPNVQPRRSSRLFTSASSTAKENSKKLKMKFPTKIPNRKTKCKTNKTTSNSNLNESLDIMRLEPGLGLNQDSKVQTHARATADSIMSILRDMGRAFLLLCSYSCKEAIAVLSSLPPHHYATGWVLCTIGRAHFELADYTQAERIFSEVRRIESYREEGMEIYSTTLWHLQKDVALSALSKEMTDMDRNCPQTWCVAGNCFSLQREHDIAIKFFQRAIQVEPGFAYAYTLLGHEFVLTEELDRALACFRNAIRVNNRHYNAWYGLGMIYYKQEKFNLAEIHFKKALSINPQSSVLLCHIGVVQHALKKSDVALETLNKAISIDPKNPLCKFHRASILFSNDKYKAALQELEELKQIVPKESLVYFLIGKVYKKLGQTHLALMNFSWAMDLDPKGANNQIKEAIDKRYLPDDEGPEEMADADDTQLQTNDSDDVL